The following is a genomic window from Paenibacillus sp. FSL R5-0766.
GTATAGCATTTTTTCATTATGTATTGAATCAATCCGTTGTTTTAAGGAACGTTTCTCTTGTTCAACAATTACAGAATGAAACCCTCCATTTTCAATTAAGGGATTGTAAACGATCTCATGCAATAACTCAAGAGACGACTTCAGTAATGAAGCAGAATCATCAAGAAATTTGTCCGCAGGTATCTCCATCCTAAAAACAATGCTATGATCTTCACCTTTTTTTTGTACATCTAGAAGGAGAGTTGCTCCGTACAATTTATCAAGTTTTTGTTGTATCAACTTACGATTCGGGTAATGTATTGACCCTCCGTTCAGGATATGGGGAATGAGTGCTCTTGCAGTGATCAAACTCTCTTGGAGAGGCGACTTCATCGTTAACATAATGCTTACTGTCTTAAATTTATTCGTGTTGTACAGGTGAAGATGTACGCCGTTTAACTCCTCGGAACTTATATGTATATCTTCCAACTGTGATTTCCCCCTCATATATCTATATAAGAATTCTTTTTATGTCCAAATCCATAAATATATTAATTGATGATCACCAAGATAGTAAACTAAATAATCTACATTTACATATTTTTTCCACTATTGTATCATAACCTATCATATAGTTCTACCATAATTGCCAAAATAATTCAAAATTCCTCTTTACTACAAACGGACGTTCCTCACGTAACATCGACTCTTTGAGAACTCACTCTTGTTTATGCGTTTGAATTATTAAAATGTTCTGAAACTGCACATTTGATATTTAGAAGTGACTGATGTGGAGAGAAAGCTGAAAAAGAGGAATTATAGATAAGGTGATCTTAAGAGAACGTCATCAGAGAAAATAACAAGCTGGCTCCTGGTGTTTACCATAACCAGCTTGCAAATTGGATTTCTATAAATCTTTTAGTATCCTGCCATTTGTTTGCTTATCTTTTTGCAAATATAGCTGATATACTATCTCCCAATGCTTGAATCAATATTGCAACAACGTGAACTATCAAAAACAAATTAAAAAATGGAAAAGAATACGGGGCAATCCGTTCGGTGAGTAATTTTGATTCCAAAATCCCTCTTACCGTTTTGGCCAATACGTTGTCACTATCGTTTATACTGGGTTCCAAGAAAGT
Proteins encoded in this region:
- a CDS encoding YfzA family protein; translation: MSYAPQKRHSNRAKRWIITIGIFIVVQMIFIAIDGTFLEPSINDSDNVLAKTVRGILESKLLTERIAPYSFPFFNLFLIVHVVAILIQALGDSISAIFAKR